The sequence below is a genomic window from Leptotrichia trevisanii DSM 22070.
CTGAAAATGATGTAGTTATTGGACTTGCCGCTTCTGGCAGAACTCCCTATGTTTTAGGGGCAATAGAATATGCAAACAGTATTGGTGCAGTTACAGGAAGTATAACTTGCTCAAAAAACTCTGAATTATCAAAGGTTAGTCAATATTCTATAGAAGTCCCTGTTGGAGCTGAAATTGTTACAGGCTCTACCAGAATGAAGGCTGGAACGGCACAGAAAATGATACTTAATATGATTTCCACAACAATTATGATAAAACTGGGAAAAGTATTTTCAGGCTACATGGTGGATGTAAAAACTTCCAATCAGAAACTGGTTGAGCGAGCGAAAAGAATAATAATGAAAACTACTGGGACTGATTATGAAAAGGCAAGTTCTGTTTTGGAAAAAGCTGGAAATGATGTAAAAACTGCTATCGCTATGATACTTTTGGATATTGATAGAGATATGGCAACGGAAAAATTAAAACAATACGACAATAATGTAGCAAAATTGATACATGAATATTCTGAAAAAAATATTTAGCAATTTAGAAAGGATAGTAAAATGGAAAAAAGGGATGGAATTAAAATTGTAACGATTGGTGGAGGCTCCAGCTATACTCCTGAACTGATAGAAGGATTTATTAAAAGGATAAAGGAATTGCCAGTAAGGGAAATATGGCTGGTTGATATTGAGGAAGGGAAAGAAAAATTAGAAATAGTTGGAAATTTGGCTAAAAGAATGGTGGAAAAGGCTGGTATTGACTGCAAGGTTTATTTGACGCTGGATAGAAGAAAAGCTATAAAGGATGCGGATTTTGTAACGACTCAGTTTCGTGTGGGACTTCTTGATGCGAGAATTAAGGATGAAAGAATACCATTTGAAAACGGACTTCTGGGACAGGAAACAAATGGGGCTGGGGGAATATTCAAGGCATTTCGTACAATTCCTGTGATACTTGATATTGTGAAGGATATTAAGGAACTTGCTCCAAATGCTTGGCTTATTAACTTTACAAATCCTGCGGGAATTGTGACAGAAGCTGTACTAAATTATGGAAATTTTGAAAAAGTTGTTGGGCTTTGCAATATCCCAGTACATACTCAGATGGATTGTGCAAGCCTTTACGAAAAAGATATTAGCGAGTTTAAATTCCAATTCGCAGGGCTAAATCACTTTGTCTGGTACAAAGTTTGGGATAAGAAAGGAAATGAACTTACGGCGGATTTATGGGATAAAAGGCAGGATAAGGAAAATCTCGGTGTAAAAAATATTGTCAGCATAAATTACGATTATGATCAGATAAAAAATCTAGGAATGCTGCCTTGTGATTACCATAGATATTATTATTTACAGGATGAAATGTTGGCTGAAGGATTGAAGTCATATAAGGAGAGGGGAACAAGAGGGGAAATTGTTAAAAGAGTTGAAGCAGAACTTTTTGAACTTTACAAGGATATAAATTTGAAGGAAAAACCTAAACAGCTTGAACAGAGAGGTGGAGCTTATTATTCTGACGCAGCCTGTGAATTGATTAGTGCGATTTATAACGATAAAGGCATAATAATGGCTGTAAATACTAGAAATAAAGGGGCTATTGCAGACTTACCGTATAATTCAGCTGTTGAAATTTCCTCATACATTACAGCAAACGGACCTAAACCTATAACATTTGGTAAATTTCCAAATGCTGGACAGAGAGGATATATTCAATTAATGAAGGCAATGGAAGAACTGACTGTGGAAGCGGCTGTTACAGGAAATTATTACACCGCATTGCAGGCTTTCACTACAAATCCATTAGTTCCTGGAACTACAATTGGAAGAAAAGTTTTGAATGAGCTGCTGGATGCACACGAAAAATATTTGCCACAGTTTAAGGACTATTATGAAAACAGAGAAAAATATCAAAATGGAGGAAAATAAGAAATTATGGACAAGGAACAAATGGAATTAGTCGTCTTTGAAATTGTAAATAGTGCCGGAATGGCAAAAGGACTGGCTTACGAAGCATTAAGCGAGGCAGGAAAAGGGAATTTTGAAAAAGCAGAAAATCTATTGAAAGAGGCTGATGAGGCTCTGTTGTCAGCTCACAATGTTCAGACGGAAATAATTCAGGCAGAAGTAAATGGGAAAGGTATCACGCCTTCGGTTTTATTCGTTCACTCACAAGATCATTTAATGACAGCAATTGAGGCAAAAACGTTAATTGAGGGTATGATAAAAATGTATAAAAGAATTGATAAACTTGAAAAGCAATAGGTTTATAAAACAGATAATTGGAAAACTAACACTATTTTGAATAGAATTGATACAAAAACTATAAAAATTGAAAAATAAAAACAAAATTAGGAGGATTTTATGAAAGTATTATTTGTATGTTCACTAGGAATGTCTAGTGCAGTAGCGGTAAAGGCTCTCGAAAAAGAAGCAAATGCAAAAGGTGTGGAAATTGAAGTGAAGGCTGTAAGTACGCAGCAATTTGAAGAAGAAGTAAAAAATGGATATGACGTGGCAATGGTTGCTCCTCAAATAAGACACAGATTTGACACATTAAACGCTCAGGCAAAAGATGCAGGTGTGCCGTGTGCAATGATTACGCCGCAAGGATACAGCCCGCTTGGAGGTCCAAAACTGTTAAAACAAATTCAAGAGCTGTTATCAAAGTAACAAATTTTAAAATACCAATACTAAATCCCATTTAAGAAACAGAAATTATGTTTTAGTCATTTGATAACAGGGGTATTTGCACCTTGCTAAAAAGATTTAGAACCGATCTGCTATTTAAATGGACAATAGTATAAAATTCAAAAAAAAATAATATTACAACAGGAAAGGAAGTAGAATTATGGCAGTTTTAGAACAACTTTCAATAAAAATGGCAAAAATATCAGAACAAAGACATTTAAGGGCGATACGGGATGGTATAGTTTCCACATTGCCACTAATCATTGTCGGATCAATATTTTTAATTTTAGCGTTCCCGCCTTTTCCAAAAGAATGGGCAATTTCAATTTTAGCGAAAAAACACGCAGTGCAAATGCTGCTCCCCTATCGTATGACAATGTTCATAATGGGACTTTACGCAGTTATGGGAATCGGTTACAGTCTTGCAAAATCGTATAAGTTAGACGGAATTACAGGGGCAATCCTCTCAGTCTGCGCATTTTTGCTTACAATTATGCCTAAAATGATTAATCCGATAGAAGTGATAAATCAGACTATCGGCGGAAAAGCAGTGCAAATTATCGTTGAGGAAGGTACAAAAGGCTCTCAAATTATTCAGGAAGATATTGGATACGCCCTGCAAATGTCAAAATTAGGCTCTGCAGGCTTATTTGTAGGAATAATAGCAGCAATATTTGCAGTTGAAGTATATAGAATGACTACAACAACTGGATTTAGAATAAAAATGCCTGAAGCTGTGCCAGAATCAGTTGCACGTTCATTTGAAGCCTTGACTCCAGCAGCAATAATCATTTTCACATTGACAATCTTAACTTACTGGCTAAATATCGATTTACACGACATAATTGGCTCAATTATAAAACCCGTTCTGAAATTTAGTGATTCGTGGTTTTCTGTAATACTTATCGTATTTATGATTACGTTTTTCTGGAGCTTTGGAATTCACGGTGATTCAATCGTCGGCTCAGTTGTACGTCCATTATGGCTTATGCTTCTTGAACAAAATGCCACAGCTTTGGCAAATGGACAAAATATTCCTCATATTGCGGCAGAACCCTTATATCAATGGTTTATCTGGATTGGCGGTTCAGGAACGACAATAGGATTTGCATTATTACTACTGCTTAAATCAAAATCAACTTACGGTAAGACTCTAGGAAAAGCAGCAATCCTTCCTTCAATATTCAACATAAACGAACCAATTATTTTTGGAGCTCCAATCGTATTGAATCCTACATTGTTGCCACCTTTTATAATTGTTCCAATCGTTAATGCCTCAATCGCCTATTTTGCAATGGTAGCAGGACTGGTAAACCGTGTAACTTCAACACCGCCTTGGACTCTTCCAGGACCAATAGGAGCATTTTTAGCAACAAATGGAGATTACAGAGCTGTGATTTTAAACATACTTCTAATTATAATTTCCGTTGCAATTTACTATCCTTTCTTTACAGCCTACGAGAAAAAATTGTTGGCAGAAGAACACGCTGAAACACAAGAATAAAAAAGAAGGGAAATAGTACAAAATGAGAAGATTAGGAATTTCAATTTATCCTGAAAAGACAACTGAAGAAGAATTGCTAAATTATATTGACAAATCTTTTGAAGCTGGCTTTAGCCGAATATTCAGTTGTCTGCTCTCTTCTACGGAGAATAAGGAAATAATTTTAAAAAAATTTAAAAAAGTAAATTATTATGCCAAGGAAAAAGGCTTTGAGATTATCCTGGATGTAAATCCAAAAGTTTTTGATGATTTGGAAATCAGTTATGATGATTTAACTTTCTTTAAGGAAATAGGAGCTGATGGAATCAGGCTTGATATTGGATTTACTGGATTGCAGGAAAGCATTATGACATTTAATAAGGAAAATTTAAAAATTGAGGTAAATATGAGCAACGATACCCATTATATCGACACGATTATGGATTACTGCCCAAATAAAAGCAATCTAATAGGATGCCACAATTTTTACCCTCATATTCACACAGGACTTGGATTGGAATTTTTCAAAAAATGCACAGAAAACTTTACAAAACATGGCTTACAAACAGCGGCATTTATAACTTCACAAGCCAAAAACACTTTTGGGCCTTGGCCAGTAACACAAGGGCTGCCAACTTTGGAAATGCACCGTAACTTGCCGCTAATAGTTCAGTTCAAGCATTTTGTGGCACTAGAAACAATTGATGATATAATTATTTCAAACTGCTATCCAACTGATGAAGAATTAGAAAAATTTAAAAAAGTGCGTAAAGATATGGTAAGTTTTTCAATCGAGCTGGAAAAAGATGTTCCTGAAATAGAGCAAAAAATAATTTTTGATGAATTTCACTTTAACAGAGGTGATATTTCCGAAAATCTAATCCGTTCCACAAGTAGCCGTGTCAAGTACAAAGGACATAATTTCAAAATTTTTAATGCTCCTGAAATAATAAGAAAAGGAGATGTAATTATTGAAAGCAGTGAATACGGGCATTATGCAGGTGAACTTTTAATTGCAAAGACAGAGATGAAAAATACTGGAAAGTCAAATGTTGTTGGAAAAATAGCTGATGAAGAAATATTTTTAATTGATTACATCAAACCTTGGCAAAAATTTTCTTTTGTAAAAAAATAAAAATGCCTCTATCTAATAGATTTATCTTTCACTATTTAATTAAAAAATTTTGAAACTTCAACTTACAAAGGAGATGAGCATTATGGATGCCAAAAAAACAGCACAGAAAATTTATGATATTTTAGGCGGTAAGGAAAATATTGTTTCAAATGCAGTCTGTATAACAAGACTGAGAGTAAAAATTAGAAATGAAGTGGATTTGGAGAAATTGAAAAAGGTTGATGGTATACTAAATGTAGTGAATGCCGAAACTTTACAAATTGTATTAGGGCCTGGAAAAGTAAACACTGTGGGAGATGAATTTTCAAAACTTAGTGGTATTGCTCTAGGATTTTCAGATAGTAATGTAAAAGATGTGGCAAATGAAAATAAGAAAGTCAATAGACAAAAACATAATGGGCCTGTTCAACAATTTCTTCAAAAAATTGCAAATGTATTTGTGCCTTTACTACCTGGAATAATTGCAGCAGGATTAATAATGGGACTTACAAATGTGATAAATGTTGCAACTAAAAATGCTTATAATACAATATGGTGGTTTGCTGCTATAAGAAGTATCGGATTTGTAATGTTTGGCTATCTTGCAATCTATGTAGGAATGAATGCATCAAAAGAGTTTGGCGGAACAGCCGTCCTCGGTGGAATTATCGGCTCTATATTCATAGCAAATCCTGCTTTGCCGCTACTTTTAAAAGTTGAAGAAAAAAACGCAATTATGCTGCCTTTTATTAACCATCCCTTTACACCAGGAATGGGCGGATTACTTGCAGCTCTTTTTATGGGAATGATTACCGCATTTCTGGAAAAGCAGATAAGAAAAATAATCCCATCAATGCTCGACACTTTCTTTACTCCCCTTTTAACATTAATAATCGGGATATTTATTGCACTGCTTGTAATTCAGCCTTTAGGAAGCATTATAACAGAATTTATATACGCTATTCTTGATTTCACATACAACAAACTAGGAATATTAGGCGGTTATCTGCTAGCTGCAGGATTTTTACCTCTCGTTTCCGTAGGATTGCACCAGGCATTAACTCCTATCCATGTAATGCTTAACAATCCTGAAGGTCCCACAAAAGGTATTAATTATTTACTCCCAATTCTTATGATGGCAGGAGGAGGACAAGTTGGTGCAGGAATTGCAATTTATATAAAAACTAAGAACCAAAGGCTTAAAAATATGGCAAGAGATTCCATTCCAGTTGGAATACTTGGAATTGGCGAGCCATTAATGTATGCTGTAACTTTGCCATTAGGAAAGCCATTTGTTACAGCCTGTCTAGGCTCTGGGATTGGCGGGATTCTTGCAGTTCTATTCCATCTTGGGACAATTTCTCAAGGTGTTTCAGGATTATTTGGGCTGCTTATTGTAGTCCCAGGAACTTGGATTTACTTTATGATCGCAATGCTTGGAGCGTATGCAGGTGGATTTGTGCTAACTTATCTATTTGGAATTGATGACGAAAAGATAGAAGAAATGTACGGTGAACAGTAAATTTTTATTTAATTTTATACTAAATTTTTCAAATTTTCCCTTGAAGCAGAAGAGCAGGTTTGCTATGAATAAATATAAAATGGAGGTAGCCATTATGAGAAAATTAAGATTATTACTATTATTATTTGGATTGCTTTTTATTTTTTCGTGTGATTCTAACTATATCAAGGAAGTGAAAAGAGTAAAATTTGAAACAATGGTTGTAAACAACTTTAGATGTCATTCAGTAGAAGATATTGCAGGTGCTTTAATTAAATATGTTTATCCAGAAGTTAATCTCGGAGATATAAATGATTTTATGAAATGGGAAGAAGATTCAGAAAATGGCTCTAAAATAATAAAAATTTCTTATAAAAAGGCAATTGTAAAAGTACCAACACACAAACAAGGAGATTCTATCCAAGTATCTCCTGAAGAAATTACATTATTAGCAAACAATAGATCATTACCATTATCTCAATTTGTAAGTCCTTACCATTGGAAATAACCTTAGCGAATTTATTTTGTCCTATTTCTTTATACAAAAAATATAGTGAAAAATTTTTATTTAATTTTATACTGACTTTTGATAAAATAAAAAGAGAATATTAAAACTTTTAAGGAGCAAAAGCAATATGAAAATCAGCAGATTATTTGAAATTGTTTATCTATTACTTGAAAAAAGGACTATTACTGCAAAAGAGCTTGCTGCACATTTTGAAGTATCAGCCAGAACAATTTACAGAGATATTGACATTCTCTCTTCTGCTGGTATTCCAGTTTATTTTCAAAGAGGAAAGCACGGCGGAATAAAGTTAATGGATAACTACATAATGAATAAATCCCTACTTTCCCAAAAAGAACAAAACGAAATACTTTATGCCCTCCAAAGTCTGAATGCCACAAACTATCCCAACAACGATAAAACTTTCTTAAAATTAAGTTCCATTTTTAATCAAAAAGCAAATAACTGGATAAAAATAGACTTCTCAAGATACAACAATGATGACAATACCCTATTTGAAAAATTAAAAGAAGCAATATTAACTAAACAAACTGTAAAATTTGACTATTTCAATACAAAAGGCGAACATTCTGAAAGAACAGCAGATCCCCTGACTTTATGGTTCAAGGAAAAAGCGTGGTATTTATTTGCCTATTGCCACGAAAAAATCGACATTCGACAATTTAAAATAACAAGAATCAAAAATTTAACTTTAACAAACGAATATTTTGAAAAAACAATCAAAGACTTTGAAATAAATAACAACAAAAGCACAGTAAAAAGTGTAAAAGTCACAGTTGAAATAGACAAATCACAGGCATACCGTGTCTATGATGAATTTTCGGAAGAAAATATAAATAAAATGGAAGATGGTAATTTTGAAGTTACAATGGAAAATCCTGAAAACGAATGGATTTATGGTTATTTACTTTCATTTGGAGAATATTTGAGGGTAAAGGAACCTGAGAGAATAAAGAAAATTTTATTTAAAAAAATTGAAAAAATGAAGAAAAATTATTTGT
It includes:
- the murQ gene encoding N-acetylmuramic acid 6-phosphate etherase; translation: MIELEKLSTEENNPNSKDIELQDSLEIVRRINEEDKKVAFCAEKELESISRLIDAILSRYKKETRIIYVGAGTSGRLGILDASECPPTYGVSFEKVQGIIAGGNEAIFKAKENAEDNPELGKQDLININLTENDVVIGLAASGRTPYVLGAIEYANSIGAVTGSITCSKNSELSKVSQYSIEVPVGAEIVTGSTRMKAGTAQKMILNMISTTIMIKLGKVFSGYMVDVKTSNQKLVERAKRIIMKTTGTDYEKASSVLEKAGNDVKTAIAMILLDIDRDMATEKLKQYDNNVAKLIHEYSEKNI
- a CDS encoding 6-phospho-beta-glucosidase, which codes for MEKRDGIKIVTIGGGSSYTPELIEGFIKRIKELPVREIWLVDIEEGKEKLEIVGNLAKRMVEKAGIDCKVYLTLDRRKAIKDADFVTTQFRVGLLDARIKDERIPFENGLLGQETNGAGGIFKAFRTIPVILDIVKDIKELAPNAWLINFTNPAGIVTEAVLNYGNFEKVVGLCNIPVHTQMDCASLYEKDISEFKFQFAGLNHFVWYKVWDKKGNELTADLWDKRQDKENLGVKNIVSINYDYDQIKNLGMLPCDYHRYYYLQDEMLAEGLKSYKERGTRGEIVKRVEAELFELYKDINLKEKPKQLEQRGGAYYSDAACELISAIYNDKGIIMAVNTRNKGAIADLPYNSAVEISSYITANGPKPITFGKFPNAGQRGYIQLMKAMEELTVEAAVTGNYYTALQAFTTNPLVPGTTIGRKVLNELLDAHEKYLPQFKDYYENREKYQNGGK
- a CDS encoding PTS lactose/cellobiose transporter subunit IIA, which codes for MDKEQMELVVFEIVNSAGMAKGLAYEALSEAGKGNFEKAENLLKEADEALLSAHNVQTEIIQAEVNGKGITPSVLFVHSQDHLMTAIEAKTLIEGMIKMYKRIDKLEKQ
- a CDS encoding PTS sugar transporter subunit IIB gives rise to the protein MKVLFVCSLGMSSAVAVKALEKEANAKGVEIEVKAVSTQQFEEEVKNGYDVAMVAPQIRHRFDTLNAQAKDAGVPCAMITPQGYSPLGGPKLLKQIQELLSK
- a CDS encoding PTS sugar transporter subunit IIC, whose product is MAVLEQLSIKMAKISEQRHLRAIRDGIVSTLPLIIVGSIFLILAFPPFPKEWAISILAKKHAVQMLLPYRMTMFIMGLYAVMGIGYSLAKSYKLDGITGAILSVCAFLLTIMPKMINPIEVINQTIGGKAVQIIVEEGTKGSQIIQEDIGYALQMSKLGSAGLFVGIIAAIFAVEVYRMTTTTGFRIKMPEAVPESVARSFEALTPAAIIIFTLTILTYWLNIDLHDIIGSIIKPVLKFSDSWFSVILIVFMITFFWSFGIHGDSIVGSVVRPLWLMLLEQNATALANGQNIPHIAAEPLYQWFIWIGGSGTTIGFALLLLLKSKSTYGKTLGKAAILPSIFNINEPIIFGAPIVLNPTLLPPFIIVPIVNASIAYFAMVAGLVNRVTSTPPWTLPGPIGAFLATNGDYRAVILNILLIIISVAIYYPFFTAYEKKLLAEEHAETQE
- a CDS encoding DUF871 domain-containing protein, with amino-acid sequence MRRLGISIYPEKTTEEELLNYIDKSFEAGFSRIFSCLLSSTENKEIILKKFKKVNYYAKEKGFEIILDVNPKVFDDLEISYDDLTFFKEIGADGIRLDIGFTGLQESIMTFNKENLKIEVNMSNDTHYIDTIMDYCPNKSNLIGCHNFYPHIHTGLGLEFFKKCTENFTKHGLQTAAFITSQAKNTFGPWPVTQGLPTLEMHRNLPLIVQFKHFVALETIDDIIISNCYPTDEELEKFKKVRKDMVSFSIELEKDVPEIEQKIIFDEFHFNRGDISENLIRSTSSRVKYKGHNFKIFNAPEIIRKGDVIIESSEYGHYAGELLIAKTEMKNTGKSNVVGKIADEEIFLIDYIKPWQKFSFVKK
- a CDS encoding PTS transporter subunit EIIC, with translation MDAKKTAQKIYDILGGKENIVSNAVCITRLRVKIRNEVDLEKLKKVDGILNVVNAETLQIVLGPGKVNTVGDEFSKLSGIALGFSDSNVKDVANENKKVNRQKHNGPVQQFLQKIANVFVPLLPGIIAAGLIMGLTNVINVATKNAYNTIWWFAAIRSIGFVMFGYLAIYVGMNASKEFGGTAVLGGIIGSIFIANPALPLLLKVEEKNAIMLPFINHPFTPGMGGLLAALFMGMITAFLEKQIRKIIPSMLDTFFTPLLTLIIGIFIALLVIQPLGSIITEFIYAILDFTYNKLGILGGYLLAAGFLPLVSVGLHQALTPIHVMLNNPEGPTKGINYLLPILMMAGGGQVGAGIAIYIKTKNQRLKNMARDSIPVGILGIGEPLMYAVTLPLGKPFVTACLGSGIGGILAVLFHLGTISQGVSGLFGLLIVVPGTWIYFMIAMLGAYAGGFVLTYLFGIDDEKIEEMYGEQ
- a CDS encoding helix-turn-helix transcriptional regulator, with protein sequence MKISRLFEIVYLLLEKRTITAKELAAHFEVSARTIYRDIDILSSAGIPVYFQRGKHGGIKLMDNYIMNKSLLSQKEQNEILYALQSLNATNYPNNDKTFLKLSSIFNQKANNWIKIDFSRYNNDDNTLFEKLKEAILTKQTVKFDYFNTKGEHSERTADPLTLWFKEKAWYLFAYCHEKIDIRQFKITRIKNLTLTNEYFEKTIKDFEINNNKSTVKSVKVTVEIDKSQAYRVYDEFSEENINKMEDGNFEVTMENPENEWIYGYLLSFGEYLRVKEPERIKKILFKKIEKMKKNYL